The nucleotide sequence CCGAGGAGGACGCCTCATCGTTTGGGAATTTTAAAAATCTTTCTTCAAGGGAATTCACGAGACAGATGATCAAACATGAAACCACCCATCCGTTTAGCGACTGAGATTCTGACTCGAcccgtttttttcccctcatatTTCAAATGCAGCTTCTTCATTAATGCACCTGTAACAGTAGTccaaaaatgtaataacaataaagcaataaaacagGGGCAATTTGTCCTAGCAAATATTTTTATGATCGATATTTCAAGCATTGGAATATTTTGCTGGCGAGACTTTTGGTCAGACTTGATTTGACAGACGAAAGTGCACGCTGTGAGCAAAGTTTATGCGGAACCAATCTAAATGCTGAATGTGTCGTTACTCTACAGCCGCGTTGCATTGTGCAATCAACTATTACGTCATGATGGTAagctaaagaaaaaagaaaaaaagaaaaaagtccacTGACTTAGATTTTGAATGCAGGGCTTTTACTTTGCCAGTAAAGTGCATAATGTATGTTCGGCAATGAGATTCCCAGCTAAGACGAGCGTGATCCCATGAATCTGTGTGAACTCATCGGGGGCTTTTTCACACAGTATCATACCGACCTGGTCAAAGAGCTGCTTCCCTGTGGTGTTGGGGTGGAAGGAAAACTCCAGCTCTGCGTCCATGGTGGTGACGCGGACGTTGACCTGCAgcgaaaacaaaaaaaaaaaaaggcatttagACTTTAGAAGACACTTAAATCCTCTTATTTTCATTTAGTTATGTCCCTGATATAAATCTGAATCCAtcaatcctgttttttttcttacttttgcagtaattttttttgccacatttgCTTTTCTGACCACATTATGAaacccttctttttttttttttcatagtaaAACACGATGTGGAGCCGTGAAGTGGATTGTTCATAAACCATAATTGCTCACTATCTCATTAGACTTTGGACTACCCTTTGCGAGGTGCCACAAGGTTGCagattaaaatatcaaaatactcTCTGCCTGCCAAGTTGCCTTTAGACTTTACCATTGTTAGAGAGATCAACCTCTCTTATGACAACAGCAATTACACTGGCGCATAAATCTGCTTTCTGGGCATTTCTGGAGTGAATTTCCccgaagaaaaacaaaaagggtcGCTCCCGATACTTTTCTGAAAAAGCCCGACAAACGCTCTCCACGACCCCGGGCCTGCTGGAGGCCTGAGCTCGTAGAAAGTTACACAAGCGTTTTATGAAGTTACACTAGAGCACACCCCGAGTGTCATAAAGATAAACCCGCTGGAACCTGGGCAACAAAACTGGAACATCCATTTATGAAACCTTGAATGTGTTTCTCAACTGGCTCTCCTCTTTCCATGATCACAAGATAATTTCTTTACACCCTTCCGAGGTATTCCTCACCGATCCTCACCAATCATTGACTGTGTTTATCACCATCGTGAAGGCGGTGATCCATTACAATTAATCAgcatgaggtttttttttttatttgtttatattcgGATTTGACTTTTTAGCATCCACAAATCttgatttttactgttcaagTCTCACTCATTAATCACGTTTTCAGCATTTTCCAAAACACACGACTCCTGCTGCATTAATGTTTTTGATTTCAAGTTGGTTTTACGTCAGTCAAACGGGGACAGACGTCAGCGTGACCTCTTGAGAGTGGCTTTCTCCTTGGAGAGTCAACACGAGCACCGAGCTGAAGTCATAATGCACAGGCCGGCTTTTCTTATCAGCTCTCCGTCCGACTGATGCCGAATGCTTGAGTAACTCTCGCTGAGGGCATTTAGGACTCGCAGCGGTTCGTTACAGGGTGAAAAAGTGATCGTGGCTGCATGTTTTAAAGAAtcagatgaggaggatgaagctgttgaaacacacagtcaggaGTTGTTGgtggaagacatttttttaaaaaatcagtgcAGTGTCAGCAGAAGTAGCGTGATTATTGTCAGGCATGCACGGCCGCACAAACGACATGCTGTCCAGTTTTGGTTTTAGGAGCAGCACTTTTCTTTCTGGCAGGAATGTGTGCAGCCTGGGTCAAACTCTACCGCTGGTTAATGAGTAAATGCCAAGAAGGCTAGGTGCCTCTTGGGACTAACgcttaaaaacaggaaaaagatgTGACGAAAACTGTAAAAGACCAAACCATAAATGTTCCTGCTACGCTCGAACATAAAACAATTCAGCTTCTCTTGCAGGTGAATCTGTAAATCTACGTTTCAAAACTCAGGAAGAGAGACATCTCAGTGAGGCATTTCATTATCTCGTCGATGGAAATCATCGACTGTCTTACCGTTTTAGGCATCTTGGCTGAGTTCGGTGGGCGAGCTCCAGCAGAAGAAAGTGTTTCCCAGGCTGACTGAGGCTGCAGTGGCCGACTCCGAGCACAACCTCCACCTGATAAAGAACACAGCTCCGCTCTGGCTGGCAGACTCAAGGGCAGGGCTGGTTGTCCTTTGAACTCGGCTGTAGATCGCTCGCAGTGACGTGGGAGGTGCGACTTGACTCGCTATCACGCATAAACCGAGGGACTGGCCTTCCGCTGTGACCACCAAGACGCACAGCTCCACCCAAAGAGGATCACCTGTCTCAACACCTGAAGCGCTGCGACCTTTGGTCAGAGCCAGCGAGGGTATATAGGCCCTGACGTACTATTTATGTTGCCTGTTTGGAGGTGACACGAGTGAGTCATGGGCTCCCATAAAGAGAACAAATGAAGATAAAATCCGGAGAGCGAGTGAAACAAACCTTGAGAAGTTTCACATTTACTCACTTTTGATGACAATCGTACGAAAATAACgtcagacagaaaaacaaagagactcATTCTGATCCTGTGAACATTCACACGGCTGCAGATTCACTGGTTTTTAATCACATAAACGTCGGAACGAACAATTAACTAACAAATAATCACCCTGCAACAATTTAGAAAATAACAAGTCATGTCAATATTTTTCAGCTCCAGCTTCACAGATTTCACAGAACGAGACATTTGAAGACATTAAAACGGCATTTCATTAGAGTTTTAGAGTCTATCTGTCAAAgtaaatcaacatttttatgtttattcattaaaaatcatTTGTTCTTATCATTCTGAGAAATGTAGAGGACTCTTACAACCACCACGTACAATGCTACTCTATGTAgataatcatttcagtcatttttcatgcaaaaatatcaaacatttggaGGTTAAAGCTTCTTAAatttgaggatttgctgctttttttttgtcatttctggcAGTAAACGAAGAGTCTTTGAGGTTTGAactgctggttggacaaaataagccCATTTAAAACTGTATTTCACTCATCATCACTTCATATTTGACGTTTCAGCCTCACTGTGATGAATGATGTACGTGCAGAGTTTGCGGAGACATTTGGTCGCCAGTAGTTAAACTTTCAGAGTGAAACAATATTTGCACATCCTGTTTTCCAAAGAAGGGGAAGGTGTTGATGTCATTTTAATATGGTTGTGGAACTTTTCTCGTAGAAAACAGCGATGATTTCACTCTGTGTTCCCTTATGTTTATAAAAAAGCGCTTTATTTCTTCTCTCTGCATATTAAAGCTCTCACAGATGATGAAGACGCATGTAAACATTTAGTTcaagtaaataaaaagcattcTATGCTGTGTATTTTGTTCTTCCCTTGCACCTGATTTACTTCACTGAtccacgatttttttcacagctATACTTTACAAAGAGGTTAAATTAAGGTTAAAACTCATCTTTGATCCGAAAATGCGGCTGGTCCTCTGGTTTGAAGTCTTCGTTGGGACTCCCGTCTTCGTTGAGGATGCGTGACGCTGTGTAACCCACAATGGGATACTTTCTTTTGTACGTGCCTTCAAAGACGCTTTCCAGAGACTCCAGCTGCTCTTCATCAAGGcccgtctgtggagggaaaagagTCACTCATTCTACCGATTGTAAGTCAAATACATTCTCAACCTTTGGGACATGACGCTGTCCAGACGATTAGGTGGATGAGGCGACACCAGACTTTAACTCACAGTATCTGAGGTCAGGTCTGCTGGATCCAGAGACATCTTGGCCACGGCCCGAGTGGTGTCCTTTCCAACCAGGGCGTTGTACGGTGCGTCTTTTCCATAAAACTCTGCAGTGGGTAAAATAAAATCTACGTTAAAACAGTGCATCGTATGGAGGATGATTACTGCCagttaaaagggaaaaaagattATATCTAAgcttgattaaaaacaatattatcaGGGTAAATCAGAATTATGAGAGATAAAGTAATGATTATGATAAGTTATGATCAAAAGTCGACATGTATTCAATAATTTAGACTTTTCTCTCATATTCATGACATTTCAACCcatcattttgacttttcatctcaTAATCATGACTTCCCAACCCATAATCATGACTTTTcactcataattttgacttttccaTCATAATAATGACATTTCAACCCCtacttttgactttttatctcataattttgacttttcatctcataattttgacttttcatctcataattttgacttttcatctcaTAATCATGACTTTTCTCTCATATTTATCACCCTGTATCTCATAATCATGACATTTCAACCcctaattttgacttttcatctaataattttgactttttgtctcATAATCATGACTTTTCTGTCATAATCATGATTATCAACCCATAATCATGACTTTTcactcataattttgacttttccaTCAAAATCATGACATTTCAACCcctaattttgacttttcatctaataattttgacttttcatctcaTAATCATGACTTTTCCATCATAATCATGACATTTCAACCcctaattttgacttttcatctcaTAATCATGACTTTTCCATCATAATCATGACATTTCAACCcctaattttgacttttcatctcaTAATCATGACTTTTCTGTCATAATCATGATTATCAAcccataattttgacttttcatctcaTAATCATGACTTTTCTGTCATAATCATGATTATCAGcccataattttgacttttctaTCATAATCATGACATTTCAAcccataattttgacttttcatcccataattttgacttttcatctcaTAATCATGACTTTTCTCTCATATTTATCACCCTGTATCTCATAATCATGACATTTCAACCCctaatttttacttttcttctaataattttgactttttgtctcATAATCATGACTTTTATGTCATAATCATGATTATCAACCCATAATCATGACTTTTcactcataattttgacttttccaTCAAATCATGACATTTCAACCcctaattttgacttttcatctaataattttgacttttcatctcaTAATCATGACTTTTCCATCATAATCATGACATTTCAACCcctaattttgacttttcatctcaTAATCATGACTTTTCTGTCATAATCATGATTATCAAcccataattttgacttttcatctcaTAATCATGACTTTTCTGTCATAATCATGATTATCAGcccataattttgacttttctaTCATAATCATGACATTTCAAcccataattttgacttttcatcccataattttgacttttcatctcaTAATCATGACTTTTCTCTCATATTTATCACCCTGTATCTCATAATCATGACTTTTCCATCAAAATCATGACATTTCAACCcctaattttgacttttcatctcaTAATCATGACTTTTCTGTCATAATCATGATTATCAAcccataattttgacttttcatctcaTAATCATGACTTTTCTGTCATAACCATGATTATCAAcccataattttgacttttctaTCATAATCATGACATTTCAAcccataattttgacttttcatcccataattttgacttttcatctcaTAATCATGACTTTTCTGTCATAACCATGATTATCAAcccataattttgacttttctaTCATAATCATGACATTTCAAcccataattttgacttttcatcccataattttgacttttcatctcaTAATCATGACTTTTCTCTCATACTTATCACCCTGTATCTCATAATCATGACATTT is from Sparus aurata chromosome 16, fSpaAur1.1, whole genome shotgun sequence and encodes:
- the nenf gene encoding neudesin, with product MATSRVCVLFVVLYTTLAEDVKLKYKPSTTPVRLFTEEELKRYDGREEGQPIYMAVKGVVFDVTKGKEFYGKDAPYNALVGKDTTRAVAKMSLDPADLTSDTTGLDEEQLESLESVFEGTYKRKYPIVGYTASRILNEDGSPNEDFKPEDQPHFRIKDEF